The nucleotide window TGCAGTATTAACCTCGCTTCCGCTTCCTCTTCCCTTCCCTTCCCTTCCCTTCCCCCACTCTCGTTTTATATTGTCACAAAAACAATTCAGTAAAGATAGGTAATTTTTACAATACCTGAAAATGCCGTATCAAAGCCATTCCTCTCTTCTGCCTTTTCTGCTGCCAATATTCATAAATGGTTTTGGCTATAGGCATCGTTGCAACATCAACCATGAGTTCTTCTATTTCAATAGGTGTAAACTGGTCTTGCTTCTGAGCATATGCAGCCTTTTCAAACCTGTCTATTGTCTTCTCAAATATTTCCTCCGAGATCCCATCCATGCTATAATTGtctttttcagaattttgcAGTGTCAAAATCCACTGTTCATCCTCACTGTCCATATCATACAGGACATTCGATGAATTCAGGGCCATATCAACATCTGTTTCAACTTGGCGAAAATATTTAGAACTCCGAACAAAACTAGCTTCAGATTCATGACCATCATTTTCTTCAATCAAGATAACACCTGGAATAGGTATATTTTTAACTGAAGCCGCACGGATGTTACGGTTGTAAcattcctcatgcatctctttgAAAAGAGCCCACTGACTCCTATCAGGAAATTCTAAGACCCAATCTTTCCCTCCTTTCCACATCATAGCATGTGTATAGCGATTAGTTGATCCAGTTTGCAGAAACTGATGTGCTTTGTATGAGTACCTAGTAACTCCTGCAAGTTTTACAGAAAGTTTCCACTCATTATGGTCAAACAGCTCTAAAACAACCTGGGCACCATATTCTCTCCACCCTTTATCCCCAAGGGTAATCAAGACATTTGCATCACAAGATAAGGACTCCAAATTCTTTTCAGGACCTCTAGCAACATCTGATGGCTTCTTGTCATTAGCTTTCCTAATCCTCTTGTGCGGTAGCCCTTTCTGATGACCCCTATGCCTCGAGCCAAAATCATACCCAGCAAAAGGAACTGAATAAGATACTTGTGTCCGTGGCTTCTTTGGTCCATTACTAAAGCCATTTTGAAGAGAATCAACCTTCCCATCGGACCATCCATGTGACTTGAATCCCAATGTGGAATTAGTTTTGTTTTGATGCCAAGAACTTCGGGGAGCAGTTGGATTGGGGCTTTGAATGACACCTCCATTTATATTCCAAGAAAAATCAGAAGAGTGCTGAGCATAATGTAAATCACCATCGACAGATTTCTCAAAATGATCAACTgaaggaattttaacactgagATTACCGCGAAATGAATGAGAACCATCATTAGCTTTAACATCAGCAGTTAAAGAAGTAGGAGACAGTGAGCAGCCATCATCAGCTTTAACCTCATCAGGTAAAGAACTTGAAGGCAAAGTGCACACATCAGAATGATCGGATTGCCACCTTGGTAACTGAATAGCAGCTGGCCTCTCTGGAACATTACAACCAGAAGTTCTATCATCACTAAGACCGATATTCTGTTGATTTTGAGAAAGAATTCCACCACTGCAATCAGATGCACAAATTATCGGATTGGACTTGGCACAAACCAATCCATCACACACAACATCCTTTGATGAAGTCATCATAACTTTGTCTAAATTAAACTCTTCCCTCCTTTCAGAGCAACCATCTGTCTTCAGACCAGAGTCTTCCTGAGCATCTACCAAGGCTTTATCACAAAAGCTTATATGAGCTACTGACTGCTCCATCAGCAACTTAAGATGCAAACTGAGAAAAAATGTGGGTGCAGCagcaaaagaaagagaaaaaggaaaaacctTCCTCTTTCCGGCATCAGAAGACTGATGGGTGTCAACCCGAGTGAACTCTCTAGAAACACCCATAATATTAATCCCCGGTCTAGTCCTCTTTCGCATGATCTGTTCTCATAAAGTCACAATTTATccaaggaaaataaataaataaataaataaataataaatcaacATAATAGACTTTGCAGTGCCTGACAAGCTTTGAGACAAGACATAAATTAAATGTAGCTAGGAATAGGTTAAATGATGTGAACAAAATAGAACTACCGATCAAGAAACTAGAAAACTAGAAGAAAGTACCTTTACTGTGGATGGCTGCCCACTGATGGCTGTAACAGGATGCCCACTTGTTCCATTTTGAAGTGCCTGGATGTTATCATACGTGCATTCAGAGAGATGGAGCTGCTTACTGAGTAAGCAATGTTTCTTAAGCTTTGAATCCAAGTACATCCACTTTGAATTCTCCACTCTTGAGAAATTGTAAAAAGCAAATACAAGTGGCTTTTTAATGACATGAACACTTGAAAACCTGAATCTGATCGATGTAACTGGCAACTCCAAGTCAATATATTCCCCCTGATCGACAGGTTGGTTAAACACCCTGAGGACCCAAAAGACAAATGCCGCAGCCATCTTTGAGCATCCTTCAAACAACAGGAACCTAAGCCCAAACACATTATCAACAAAAAGCATCTCCAAATGAACTCTTGGCCACATGGTTATAACTGTTCCATAACGAAGCAGCAGAACAGCACGGACCAGCCACAAATTGTCAGATCTAAACGAGTCATTCAGCACCGAGCGTATTGGAAAATTGAAGTCGAATTTGAATGCTGCTGACCCTGTGTCCAACCAAAGTTTAGTTACTCCTTCTGAATATGTCAACCGCAATGGACCCTTAGTCTCAACACTCCTGTCAAATGGTTCTCTGACAATGGAACAAGAAGCATTTATATTAGCATGCATCTCTTTAGGGACAAGAGGGGATTTTGATGTTGGCCTACGCCTTGTCCTAACATAGACAATAGGCTGTTTGCCATCTTTGTGGCAATTGGCACTTTGCAATGAGGACTTCTTCCCAAGATTGTCACCTAATTTATCATGTGAAACAGAACCACTGGAGATACTACCTTTACCCTCTCTCAAGTAACTCTTGGTTGAGCATCCCTGTACTTTTACGGGTTCATCATAAAAGGATGAGGCTGTACCTGGAAGAGGACCAGAGGACCTATGTTTTTTAATACCATGCAAAGCAGAAGATTTAACCCGATGAGAAGATCGAGCCAACCATGAGATTATAGGCTCTGTGTCCATACAGTTTTCTCCACAGCTATCATCCTCTGTAATATCATCTCTTACTTGCCTTTCTTTTCTGGACTTGCTCCCTTTTTGTGCATCAGAATCCATACTTTTCTTTACTGTTCTTTTTTCCCCTGCTTCTCTTCGAACTTCACTAGGAAATAAAAGGAGTTTGAACCTCTCAGTTTGAAGGTTAACCCATTCTTGGTCCCGATCATCATATTTGATATGGTGAAGCTTACTTTCTTTGTCATAGCCATCAACAAGGCCATAGTACCAACTCTGGTCCAACGGCCAAAAAACCTTAATTCTCTGGTTCAATACCCAGTCCGGATCCAAATCACCTAACAAAATTTCATAGAAGTGACGCCTCTTCCTGGAACTACCCTTCTCTTTGTCCAGTTTCCTTGGTCTCAAGACTCTATTGGCAGTATCAACTGACGCTGATTCTGAACCTGGAGACTTTGATCCATGACTACTAATATTTCTACTAGAAGGCAGCAAAAAGGACAGACCAGTACAGTTTGGATCAAACCGTGAAGATAGCATCCTTGCTGCATTCTCCTCAAGATTTGCCTCATCATCCTCCCGCAAATGATCAGATATTTTACTGCTATCTATTAGAGGCTCAGCCTCCTTGGCAACCCTAATTCTATCTGAAGCCAAAGCCTTTCGCTTCCTATCCTTCCTCCGTGGCCTCTTTAAAGAGGAATCACCACTATTTACAGCAGAATGACAGGCACTCTCCTCCTTACCCTTGAAATGCTGCACAGAATTTGAATCACAACTCCTACTTTCCTTAATCTCATCAACATCCTTCTGTTTAGTCTTTGAAGACTCAACCCCCCTGTCCAAATCATCAATGCTTAACTTAGGCAACTGATCGCCATTGCAACTTCTACCACTTGGCTGACCTGCCGGGCTCGGTGCTTGACGAACTTCAAATTTCTTCCGCCCCACAAAATCCCTCTTTCGCTTTGGAATACATACAGGACCGTCACTGAGAATTAGTGAATGTCTATTAATCCCACTACTGCTACTCAATCCCTGCTTGGCCTCCAACTTATGTTCACACAAATCCTGCCTACTGGAGCCAGGCCCTTTGTGAGATTCTTCATCAACAACCTTCTTGATGCAACCATCAGCATTTTCTAGGCTGCTTAGAGGCAGTTCCTTTCTACTCCTCTTTTTCTTGCTCCTCTTCTCATCGCCACCCCCACCATGATTACTCCCTTTCCTCTTTAGGTTCTTCTCAGGGGCCTCGTTTGTAACTTTTGATTTATACAAACTCTTCAGATCCAAAGATCTCGATTTTTTGGGAATTGCAGCGCCATGTGAGTTCCCTTCTCTATCTTCCATGAACAATCGGCAGTACAGTACCAAATTCCCAAATTTTCACATTCCATCATACATATCGGAACGCTTTTTCCAGATCTGAACCaccaaaaaaggaaaagaaaaatcacaacTAATCCCTACACCATTTTCAAAGTACTAAGATCACGAGAATTCTACGCATGCATTGGAATAATCGCATTAAACAACACCgaacatattaaaaacaaattcgTAACAAATTCATACACGTACCTCAACCGACACACCGCAGAGCAGTTGATTCCGCCCCCAAATCGCGAGGATCACCACCACGGATCATGAGTTAGGGTTTGAATCTCACCTCTTCGAACAAAAACCCTAATCTAATTGTGAATTTGGGATTGAAATTCACCGATAAATTTCGATTTCAATtttgctttttttgtttttttcaaaaaccgCGAGAGACGGACGAGAGCTAGGGTTTCTTTTCAGTTTCGCGAGAAAGGGTTTTTAGAtcgaaaaatatcaaaatattgaAGTAGTTGAAATGGAAAATAGCTCGAAAAACACAGATTGTTTTTAATGACACGTGGCACTGTAGGGTCCGCTGGATCGGAAATTATCGGTGCTGTCTACAATCGTCTATTTCGTGGTCTACGATAAGCAGGACTTTATGAAAGGTTCATGAGCATACGATTGAAATATGAACAGCTCGATCGGATTTTTGGCATGAGACGAGCACGAAGATTCCGTAATGTTCTCGCGGTTGCACGAGACATAGGCGATAAGATTTATGCGCACTGTTTTCTGACGAGAAAATGGAAAGTGAAATCAATTTCCACTGAGTGGTTTGGTAATGGGGCCCTCGTCTTTGGTAAAATTCGAAAATGCCATTGAGCTTTTAAGGATCCGTTGGAAATGTATTTTCAGTTTCTATtctattcaatattttttttcaatcttaAGAAAAATACTCCTCATAGGAAaggaatttttaatttaaattaataaaatataatatttattgaaatatGTAAACGGTAAAATATTCAATATACATTATGTGATACATCATTGTACACTAAAATACTTTAAAACCACATCTTAAATACGTAATTACTAAAAAGTGATACAAACTGACTATTACATATCTCGAATTTGAATACATCCGAAATATaccataaatattaaaaataagtacTGAATACTCGAGATATGTGACTAATGAATTTTGAGTCTTAGTACATGATATATGTTCAGCTCAACTATATATAGTTGAGATGTTTATTCATTTAAggagtttttgttagttttagaaAGTTTGAAAAGTATATATGGCTCACAAGGATGTGGTGCCAAATATCATGTGGCACCCAAACTTATGCACCTTTTTACACAAGTAACATTAAATTTCATCCTCTAATATATAACATAATCAacatttatttgttaattttataaaatacaaaagataACATTTATCAGTAGTTTAAATTCTGTCGAAGTGCTATAGAAAATTTCATTGACACCCAGCAGAAAATTCAGAATTGCTTGCATCAACAATAGTATTTCAGTCTATCCAATTCTAAAACTCTATATTTAGCATTTCTTCAAATACTATAGTTCTTTACTTCCATGAGAACAACATCTCTACTCTTAAATCTATGGTCGACCCGAAATTTCACACTGATATCCATGTTGTAGTCTTTCTCTTTGCTACAGTTGAAAGGATCATCTAGTTAAGAGTGTGATAGTGGTTTTGAACTTGTAATTGTGAAATGGCCAAaagggaaggaaaaaaaaatcgaGCACCCCATCTGCTGGAGTCTCCGGCACATACTCGTCGGATGAATCACTCTTGTTAAACGACCCGATTTCGACAACACAATCCGAATCTAACTTACTCTCATCTTCTTCAACAATATCGTGAGGTACGACAAAGTGAATCGGTGTTGCCTCTACCGGGATTGCTTGCAGGATCAAAGAGGACATCCCACAACCACCACCTCCATCACGAACCGCTGCATACCACTCCATCACATGTTGCGATATTAACCTAGCATATACATCAAATATTACCCTCACATGATAATCAGTTTTTACCCAAAATGTCATGTTAATAAGTCTTTCACTCGGCAGTGTGGAGAGAAATCTATATGCAACTCTCCAAACCTCCTTAGAACATATTGCACTTATGTTGGTCAATATGACATTTTTCACTGCGTCTGGAGAATCATGATGGTAAGTCCGCAACATCATAGGTGAATTGCACTCAAAGACTTACTAATAGTCGTGTGTATGAAGAATAAGGAGGAGAATAGAGAATAATGGAATTAGTATATTGTGATGAGCTTGAGTTAGGAACCTTCTtatataggaattttttttttatgtagttATTTAAGGTACTGAGAACGTAGATAAATATGCACACATCCCATGTACACTGACCCAGATTTCTATATAAACATATCCTAAGTACTCAGCATTGGTTTATGTACAATTACGCAGTTGTATCATATCACAAGTGTAAtcgtatattttttttaagtgtaTCATATTCTAGGTACACAGTACCTAGTTTacgttattaattttttttgtctgtgTACGTGGAATGTGAAATGCATATCGTCAAAAAACTAGTCTCAATCTAAATACTTCAAGGACAGAAGATAATGCCACTTAGCCAATAAAGAATGAATGTTACATGCTCATCGTAAAAAATTAGGTCTTCTTATTTACCTTTATTGTTATGGAAGAAATTTTGGTAGGTAGTGAAAGAAAGATTAATGGGATAATTGATCTCGTTCTTGATTTAGTGGTAACTTGTTATGACCCAACTAAGATTGGGCCACTTAATTAGTTGGTTAGAATATTAGAATTTGTTAGGAATATAAATAAGAGTATCGAGTCATTATATTGAGtatgaaaaaattaatgaatttgtCAATTCTTTAGAATTCTTTGAAAATTAGTAACTCATCTCAAATAGAATTgcaaattttgtgttttattgagAGTCTTCcatggcaaaaaaaaaactcaattcCATCACGAATTTCCAATGTTCGATGATATCAGATACGGTTACCATTGGCTGATTCTCACAAAACAATTTTAGAATTCTCAAGGAATTAAAGAATTGAATATTGAACTTTGTTCAATTTGGAGTTTCTCTTCTTAACTCGAAGAGGGAGTACTTATATTGATTTAGAGAATACTAACATTGGAAGAGATTAGTAACTCGTCTCGAATAGAATTGCAACATAACTAGTATTTTTCCTAAGGGAGGTAGGCCAATTATGGCAACGACATATAAtagaaatagaataatattGCATGTGGAGTGTAGAAAGTATGAGTGGATTTATCTGAAAAATACAATTCACTTACTATTAACCACAGATTGATGGTATATGTCTCTCTACTGATATGGATAATGCTATGTTCTTTTGACTTCTGGTATCCAATAACACTTACTTTCAAGTATAATTGTATATGAGATTCAAAGTACCTTATGGTGATAGAGCCTTTAAAGACCATGTGtccttgttttttttgtttttcatggtATCCCTTAGCCTGACAGGCTAAAAACTAATCTGTCGCGGTACTGAGCTCTATCTAAGGGTTTGTCGCTGCCAAATAGATTGCTGCATACACAAGACGGGATACGAACCCCCGACACTTACTTAAGCAGgctagtgagctaaccactagtAAACCAACACAATTTGGTTTTTATGAGTCGTTGTTGAggataatgataaaaaaaatgcttCATCTTATATACAGTATGAGAAGAGATAAGTAGATCAACAAATACTAAGTTTGTGCTACCAATGATAAAGGGAAGTAGTACTTGGATATCCTAGATATCCATTTTTTCAATCTCTAGTTTAGCGATTAGAACTTGATCACCTTTGACAATAGATGTGTTAGTGTAGCCATTTCGAGTAAGCAGAAGAATTAGTCAACAAGTCATTGATAGAAGAAAACCATGAGAGCTTAAACATGTTAATTTGGATGAGTAATTGTAAGTGACAAGTCGCTCAatatagacaaataaaaaagaagagtcCAATCATACTAACAAATCGCAGAGCAGTGCAATATAAAAAAGgatgcattaaaaaaatataaaaataaatatagaaaaacaTATATTTGAGTCATGATTGTTGCTAATAAAATATAGATCAACATTGTAGTTCATTTGACAAATTTTACATGGTGGACTTTGTGGTTGAATTCACCAAGAAAACTAAGTTagtttaggatttttattttttctgccTGATCTCTTAACTAAAAGTGACTTTACTTTCTTTCTGACATCCACCAAGCCATTAGGCCAATGTAGAACATAGGATGTTGTATAAAGTGCTTCCAGATGAGATCTTTTTAGATTGAATGCTAAAGAATATTTCCTCTCCAAGAAAAACCATTACAATCTTCTATTAGAGAAATGACTGCAACAAGGGAAATCAATTAGGAATGCAATATCTTTTTGTAAAATGATTGACCCTCAATATAGATGAAGTCGCTTATTTTTGTATGATAATGCATAAAAAAATAGGGTAATGGAtattttttgtccaaaaaatttttgatttgcAACAAACGTACTTCTGACAGATAATTTTCAAGAAACTCAGGACCAATTCAGTAACAACTTCACAAGGACACCATTTAACATGTAAGAACCcgatttttgataaataaatttttctgggtattttaaaatttatcctGCAAAATTCGAAACTTTGGCCCAATAAGAAATAGTGAGAAAGGTCCAAGGgtaaaaaaaacgaaaattaaatagaaaaaggaaaTTTATGAGGTCAAACTTGATTTTATAAGGGTAATTAATCCCTCTAAGTTAAATTTGACTAGTTGGTATTAATATTAGCTTACCATTGGCTTATTTTTCTCACTAGAGACTTTTTGAGTCGGGAAACACTTTTAGTGACGGTTTTGCGCACGCCGAGAAAAATTCTAGTAACCAAAAATTTCGGAACCAGtggtaaaaataatttctacCTAAGTAAATGTGTCTCAAGATTTATATTAGCCATCCACTCATGatttaattctttaaaaataaatattagccattaattattttactgcACGGTAAAAGTTACCCGAACCGAATTTCTGACTAGTATTCTGTAAATGACTCTTAGAGATCCCAAATCCTCTTACTTGAAACCCAAGTAAGTCATCTCCCTCTCTTAGCCTCTGGAACGATATTATCTCAGTCTCTTATCCCTCTTTGCTATGTTTTTAACTATGAGTAATTAACTGCGTTAATTGCGGATAAACACGTCATTATGAAGCTGACTGTGTTTTCTCGGAATCATGCTCTTTCTCTCTTATTCTCAACCCATTcttctctaatttttatttttccagcACTCTTTTACTATATTAATTAAGTTAGACTTCAACATTTTGTTTAAGATAATTATCaagtaaaaatttaac belongs to Arachis duranensis cultivar V14167 chromosome 8, aradu.V14167.gnm2.J7QH, whole genome shotgun sequence and includes:
- the LOC107463029 gene encoding uncharacterized protein LOC107463029, whose amino-acid sequence is MEDREGNSHGAAIPKKSRSLDLKSLYKSKVTNEAPEKNLKRKGSNHGGGGDEKRSKKKRSRKELPLSSLENADGCIKKVVDEESHKGPGSSRQDLCEHKLEAKQGLSSSSGINRHSLILSDGPVCIPKRKRDFVGRKKFEVRQAPSPAGQPSGRSCNGDQLPKLSIDDLDRGVESSKTKQKDVDEIKESRSCDSNSVQHFKGKEESACHSAVNSGDSSLKRPRRKDRKRKALASDRIRVAKEAEPLIDSSKISDHLREDDEANLEENAARMLSSRFDPNCTGLSFLLPSSRNISSHGSKSPGSESASVDTANRVLRPRKLDKEKGSSRKRRHFYEILLGDLDPDWVLNQRIKVFWPLDQSWYYGLVDGYDKESKLHHIKYDDRDQEWVNLQTERFKLLLFPSEVRREAGEKRTVKKSMDSDAQKGSKSRKERQVRDDITEDDSCGENCMDTEPIISWLARSSHRVKSSALHGIKKHRSSGPLPGTASSFYDEPVKVQGCSTKSYLREGKGSISSGSVSHDKLGDNLGKKSSLQSANCHKDGKQPIVYVRTRRRPTSKSPLVPKEMHANINASCSIVREPFDRSVETKGPLRLTYSEGVTKLWLDTGSAAFKFDFNFPIRSVLNDSFRSDNLWLVRAVLLLRYGTVITMWPRVHLEMLFVDNVFGLRFLLFEGCSKMAAAFVFWVLRVFNQPVDQGEYIDLELPVTSIRFRFSSVHVIKKPLVFAFYNFSRVENSKWMYLDSKLKKHCLLSKQLHLSECTYDNIQALQNGTSGHPVTAISGQPSTVKIMRKRTRPGINIMGVSREFTRVDTHQSSDAGKRKVFPFSLSFAAAPTFFLSLHLKLLMEQSVAHISFCDKALVDAQEDSGLKTDGCSERREEFNLDKVMMTSSKDVVCDGLVCAKSNPIICASDCSGGILSQNQQNIGLSDDRTSGCNVPERPAAIQLPRWQSDHSDVCTLPSSSLPDEVKADDGCSLSPTSLTADVKANDGSHSFRGNLSVKIPSVDHFEKSVDGDLHYAQHSSDFSWNINGGVIQSPNPTAPRSSWHQNKTNSTLGFKSHGWSDGKVDSLQNGFSNGPKKPRTQVSYSVPFAGYDFGSRHRGHQKGLPHKRIRKANDKKPSDVARGPEKNLESLSCDANVLITLGDKGWREYGAQVVLELFDHNEWKLSVKLAGVTRYSYKAHQFLQTGSTNRYTHAMMWKGGKDWVLEFPDRSQWALFKEMHEECYNRNIRAASVKNIPIPGVILIEENDGHESEASFVRSSKYFRQVETDVDMALNSSNVLYDMDSEDEQWILTLQNSEKDNYSMDGISEEIFEKTIDRFEKAAYAQKQDQFTPIEIEELMVDVATMPIAKTIYEYWQQKRQKRGMALIRHFQPPQWERYHQQLREWEVAMSKNNIPHSNGCLDKFAPLEKPPMFAFCLKPRGLEVPNKGSKQRSQKRISVSGHANSIMYEHDGFHTPGRRLNGFAFGDERISYPGHNYDSLDDSPLPQSSLRGFSPRDAGSVRYYFMNHGGFDRKYTPKHHRNKPRNMYHNDSHMISDSPRLSGSGKRNGVNQWNMGYYDMMGHRKYPMDGPQGHDFEQLDGSDLDEFKLRDASGAARHAHNMARLKRERAQRLLYRADLAIHRAVAALMTAEAIKASEDSNGDG